One window of Paenibacillus sp. FSL K6-3182 genomic DNA carries:
- a CDS encoding carbohydrate ABC transporter permease — protein MSAQTKTRDFHRLTPIWNIGFHSVAGIFALLCVFPFLFVTIISFTDEATLAKNGYSLFPEKWSFEAYSYLFKAGDQLLRSYGVTIAVTVIGTVIGVVCTALFAYAISRKSFKYRGFFAFFAFFTMLFNGGLVPSYIVVTQLLGLKDSIWALILPLAVNAFYIMILRTFFSTMVPDAIIESGKIDGAGEFGTFFKLVLPLSLPGLATIALFSTLGYWNDWFNALLYINTPNLVPLQSMLMRIENSMQFIMQNSQNASLSTGLLQSMPQDTSRMAMVVLATGPIVFAYPFFQRYFIQGLTVGAVKE, from the coding sequence ATGTCCGCTCAAACGAAAACCCGCGACTTTCATAGGTTGACGCCCATTTGGAATATAGGATTCCATTCCGTGGCTGGTATTTTTGCATTGTTATGTGTATTTCCTTTTCTATTCGTCACCATCATTTCGTTTACGGATGAGGCGACGCTAGCTAAAAACGGCTATTCGCTCTTTCCTGAAAAATGGAGCTTTGAGGCTTACAGCTATTTATTTAAAGCGGGGGATCAACTGCTTCGCTCTTATGGGGTAACGATAGCTGTTACCGTTATTGGTACTGTCATTGGTGTTGTATGTACAGCGCTTTTCGCTTACGCAATCTCACGTAAAAGCTTTAAATATCGCGGTTTCTTCGCATTTTTCGCCTTTTTTACGATGCTATTTAACGGTGGTCTCGTGCCGTCTTATATTGTTGTTACACAGCTGCTTGGACTTAAAGACTCCATTTGGGCGCTTATTTTACCGCTTGCGGTCAACGCTTTCTACATTATGATCCTAAGGACATTCTTCTCGACCATGGTGCCAGATGCTATTATAGAATCAGGCAAAATCGATGGTGCGGGAGAATTTGGAACCTTCTTCAAGTTGGTGCTGCCTTTGTCGCTTCCAGGGCTTGCAACCATCGCTTTGTTCAGTACACTAGGCTATTGGAATGATTGGTTTAACGCCTTGCTGTACATTAACACGCCGAATTTAGTGCCGCTTCAGTCGATGCTGATGCGGATCGAGAATAGTATGCAATTCATTATGCAAAACTCGCAAAATGCATCGCTAAGCACCGGTTTGCTGCAGTCGATGCCGCAGGATACTTCGCGTATGGCGATGGTGGTGCTGGCAACAGGCCCAATCGTATTCGCTTATCCTTTCTTCCAAAGATATTTCATTCAAGGCTTGACGGTTGGTGCCGTTAAGGAATAA
- a CDS encoding ABC transporter permease subunit translates to MGAIGRFFKDINKNKAMLIMVLPATIWFIFFSYLPMAGMVIAFKEYRYSRDGFLASIIESKWVGLQNFKFLFSTNDAYIITRNTVVYNIFFIVLGLVIAVAMAIMLAEITNKKLAKVYQTGMFLPYFLSWVIVGYFVFSFLSLDKGVVNQVFNWFGIDPINWYSDPTYWPIIIVVVFLWKSVGYNSVIYLAAIMGIDKSLYEAAMIDGANKWQQIRSITIPMLTPLITILTLLAIGKIFYADFGLFYQVPRDSGTLYSVTNVIDTYVYRGLKSTGEIGMSTAAGLYQSIIGFVLVITSNGIVRKFNKDNALF, encoded by the coding sequence GTGGGAGCCATAGGACGGTTTTTTAAAGATATTAATAAAAATAAAGCGATGTTGATTATGGTGCTGCCAGCAACAATCTGGTTCATCTTCTTCTCTTACTTGCCGATGGCCGGTATGGTTATTGCGTTTAAGGAGTACAGATACAGCCGGGATGGATTTCTTGCCAGCATTATCGAGAGCAAGTGGGTAGGCCTGCAAAACTTCAAATTTCTATTCAGTACCAATGATGCTTACATCATTACACGCAATACCGTCGTTTATAACATCTTCTTTATCGTGCTTGGTCTAGTCATTGCCGTTGCAATGGCGATTATGCTGGCTGAGATTACGAACAAGAAATTAGCAAAAGTATATCAAACGGGTATGTTTCTTCCATACTTCCTATCATGGGTTATCGTCGGTTATTTCGTATTCAGCTTCCTGAGCTTGGATAAAGGCGTTGTGAACCAAGTGTTCAACTGGTTCGGCATCGATCCGATAAACTGGTACTCTGATCCAACCTATTGGCCGATTATTATCGTCGTCGTATTTCTTTGGAAATCAGTCGGCTACAACAGTGTCATCTATTTGGCAGCCATCATGGGTATTGATAAATCCCTTTATGAAGCGGCAATGATCGATGGCGCAAATAAATGGCAGCAAATTCGCAGCATTACGATCCCGATGCTTACACCGCTCATTACAATATTGACGCTGCTTGCAATCGGTAAAATCTTCTATGCGGATTTCGGACTGTTCTATCAGGTGCCAAGGGACTCTGGAACACTCTACAGCGTAACGAATGTTATCGATACTTATGTGTATCGCGGCTTGAAATCAACTGGTGAAATCGGTATGAGTACAGCAGCAGGCTTGTATCAGTCGATCATTGGATTTGTACTCGTTATTACATCGAACGGAATTGTTCGTAAATTCAACAAAGACAATGCTTTGTTCTAG
- a CDS encoding response regulator transcription factor, translated as MYRVFLVDDEPFIIEGLYDIIDWAAFGLEIVGSAENGQDALEALKESSADILLTDISMPVMDGLTLIREARQFRPDLKVIILSGFNEFDYIKSGLKLGVENYLLKPINIDELQETLANTIDKLNTTRPDRLFSDYDIRILRDNILYRWLTGRIAPNELIERTDMLEIRLDAPYLVTAIIRTESQFEPSYEAVQRLAMEDPSMLPFVDIDGDLVIVFMLEDKELGKEKAMTMLENMQKRFAPSPMRISLGSVEAVGEGAPQSYAHAKKAQEYFLLSDEPAILDYSLLSEKNSIENATSQPLNWSLFSKLIKAKDLEQLYAAIDAEFEHYQTLDGVTPEYIQSMAIEMMIRFKMELKEIKQADQPELFKAGFTQIMQAETIEGLSSVVKEAATLTVDSLMRDVKSPIIQLLLGYVHENYAQALSLKSLSQQYNIHPVYLGHLFQKETNETFTEYINKYRIGKAKEMLKETNLKVQEIALQVGYWETGYFYKQFKKYVGISPTDYKGLL; from the coding sequence ATGTATAGAGTATTTCTTGTAGATGACGAGCCGTTTATTATAGAAGGCTTGTACGACATTATTGATTGGGCGGCGTTTGGCCTTGAAATCGTCGGTTCAGCGGAAAATGGCCAGGATGCGCTTGAAGCGTTGAAGGAGTCATCGGCTGATATTTTGCTTACGGATATTTCAATGCCTGTGATGGACGGCTTAACTTTGATTCGTGAAGCAAGGCAATTCCGGCCGGATTTGAAGGTCATTATTTTGAGCGGCTTCAACGAATTTGACTATATCAAGTCAGGGCTTAAGCTTGGTGTGGAAAATTATTTGCTTAAACCGATTAATATTGACGAGCTGCAGGAGACGCTGGCTAATACAATCGACAAATTGAACACAACAAGACCAGACCGATTATTTAGTGATTATGATATTCGCATTCTTAGGGATAATATATTGTATCGGTGGCTGACTGGACGCATTGCGCCAAATGAGCTGATCGAACGTACCGATATGCTTGAAATCCGGCTGGATGCTCCTTATCTTGTGACTGCGATTATTCGTACTGAAAGTCAGTTCGAGCCGTCCTATGAAGCCGTACAGCGGCTTGCCATGGAAGATCCGTCGATGCTGCCGTTTGTGGACATTGATGGCGACTTGGTTATCGTGTTTATGCTGGAGGACAAGGAGCTGGGTAAGGAAAAGGCGATGACCATGCTTGAAAATATGCAGAAGCGGTTCGCTCCGAGCCCGATGCGTATTTCGCTTGGCAGTGTGGAGGCGGTAGGCGAGGGTGCGCCGCAGAGCTACGCGCATGCGAAGAAAGCGCAGGAATATTTCTTATTATCCGACGAGCCGGCTATTTTGGACTATAGCTTGTTATCGGAGAAGAACAGCATTGAGAATGCAACGTCGCAGCCGCTGAATTGGTCCTTATTCTCGAAGCTGATTAAGGCGAAAGATCTAGAGCAGCTTTATGCGGCAATCGATGCTGAATTTGAGCATTATCAGACGCTGGACGGCGTTACGCCGGAATATATTCAAAGTATGGCCATTGAGATGATGATACGGTTCAAAATGGAGCTCAAAGAAATTAAGCAGGCAGATCAGCCTGAGCTGTTCAAAGCAGGTTTCACGCAAATCATGCAAGCCGAGACGATTGAAGGGCTCTCCTCCGTCGTCAAAGAAGCAGCTACCTTGACGGTGGATTCGCTTATGCGTGATGTGAAAAGCCCGATCATTCAGCTGCTGCTCGGATATGTGCATGAGAACTATGCACAGGCGCTGTCGCTCAAATCGCTCAGCCAGCAATACAATATCCATCCTGTTTATCTCGGACATCTGTTTCAGAAGGAGACAAATGAAACCTTTACCGAGTACATAAACAAATATCGAATAGGCAAGGCTAAGGAAATGTTGAAGGAGACGAATCTGAAGGTGCAGGAAATTGCGCTTCAGGTCGGCTACTGGGAAACTGGATATTTTTACAAGCAATTTAAGAAATATGTTGGCATTTCGCCGACTGATTACAAAGGACTACTCTAA
- a CDS encoding ABC transporter substrate-binding protein encodes MIRNKKRFMPALALMLVMSIVLSACGGSKNEGEGTAEKPVELLWYTIGTPQKDVDKVMQEVSKYTAEKIGVTVKMSMIDWGDYSQKLQVMTASGEAVDIMFTSSWAFDYVQNARKGAFMQIDDLLKSHGQGIVDTLDPAFLEGSKIDGHNYGIPANKELPAQEVWRFNKQYVDKYKIDISKVNTLESLEPLLKTIKENEQGVYPFAVDKNQMPYVPYDYVIEKLPMAVSLDTKDYKLVNVLDTPEMKQALTTMHKYYKAGYIPTEAATMDSMTDVQTTGKWFSDRATTQPFADNLWSASYGYPVVSTPASKALIYNWSVMGSMQAISANSKYPEKAMEFLNLLNTDPVLRNMIDSGIENVHYKKTGDNVMENLDESKNYDMPTFSLGNVMLTYLNTTDPTNKWEEFKKFNDAGTPAPLLGFNFDPSKVTTEIASVQNVREEFWAPLMTGTVDPETYIKRANEKFKAAGLDKIMAEAQRQLDEWKAANK; translated from the coding sequence ATGATTAGAAACAAAAAGAGATTTATGCCGGCGCTTGCACTGATGCTGGTCATGTCAATCGTGCTTAGCGCGTGCGGCGGAAGCAAAAACGAAGGTGAAGGCACTGCCGAGAAACCAGTAGAACTGCTCTGGTACACAATTGGTACGCCTCAAAAAGATGTGGACAAGGTTATGCAGGAAGTAAGCAAATATACAGCAGAAAAAATTGGTGTTACGGTTAAAATGAGCATGATCGACTGGGGCGATTACTCACAGAAGCTGCAAGTTATGACGGCTTCCGGTGAAGCAGTAGACATTATGTTTACGTCTTCATGGGCGTTTGACTACGTGCAGAACGCAAGAAAAGGCGCATTCATGCAAATCGATGATTTGTTGAAATCGCACGGTCAAGGCATCGTCGATACACTTGATCCTGCCTTCCTTGAAGGTTCCAAAATTGACGGCCACAACTATGGTATCCCTGCTAACAAAGAGCTGCCAGCACAAGAAGTATGGCGCTTTAACAAGCAGTATGTAGACAAGTACAAAATCGATATTTCAAAAGTAAACACACTTGAGAGCCTTGAGCCATTGCTCAAAACGATCAAAGAAAACGAACAAGGCGTATATCCTTTCGCGGTTGATAAAAACCAAATGCCTTACGTGCCATATGACTATGTAATCGAGAAGCTTCCAATGGCTGTTTCCCTCGATACAAAGGATTACAAATTGGTTAACGTTCTAGATACACCAGAAATGAAACAAGCTTTGACTACAATGCACAAATATTATAAAGCTGGCTACATTCCAACTGAAGCAGCAACAATGGATTCGATGACAGATGTTCAAACAACTGGCAAATGGTTCTCAGACCGTGCGACAACTCAGCCTTTCGCTGACAACCTATGGTCTGCAAGCTATGGCTACCCAGTAGTTTCAACTCCTGCAAGCAAAGCGCTTATTTATAACTGGTCTGTTATGGGCTCGATGCAAGCTATTTCGGCTAACTCGAAATATCCGGAAAAAGCAATGGAATTCCTAAACTTGCTGAACACAGATCCTGTGCTTCGCAACATGATTGATTCCGGTATCGAAAACGTTCACTACAAGAAAACAGGCGACAATGTTATGGAAAACCTTGATGAGTCTAAAAACTATGACATGCCAACATTCTCACTCGGTAATGTAATGCTTACGTACTTGAATACAACAGATCCTACGAACAAGTGGGAAGAGTTCAAGAAGTTTAACGATGCAGGAACACCAGCACCTCTTCTTGGCTTCAACTTCGATCCGTCGAAAGTAACGACTGAAATTGCTTCCGTACAAAACGTAAGAGAAGAGTTCTGGGCACCGCTTATGACAGGAACAGTTGATCCTGAGACTTACATCAAACGTGCAAATGAGAAATTTAAAGCAGCTGGACTTGATAAAATCATGGCTGAAGCACAACGTCAGCTTGACGAATGGAAAGCGGCGAACAAGTAA
- a CDS encoding glycoside hydrolase family 125 protein — protein MEQFRLPKIPMPELTLPQAIQDVLKEAEQKLAHRPKLLQLFKNCFPNTLETTTKLMDDGTTFVITGDIPAMWLRDSVEQVMHYVPFAKHDKDLQRILSGLIKRHISYIQIDPYANAFNESANDWHWNTTDETDMSPWVWERKFELDSICFSMRLAHAYWKETELTDIFDSGFKAAMRRIVELWKTEQRHFEQSPYRFTRDNGIPTDSLRNSGLGMPVNYTGMIWSGFRPSDDACDFHYNIPDNMFAVVTLRQMEEIAEWVFRDMDFLKELKKLEEDVNHGIQLYGIYQHPEFGPIYAYETDGFGNFCLMDDAGTPGLISIPYLGYVDAEDPIYVNTRKFALSKHNPFYYEGTAAKGIGSPHTPPGYIWHMALSMQGITATSSEEKLDLIAMLEATDADTGYMHEGFHADNPAVFTRKWFAWSNSLFSQLVYQAMKDEIL, from the coding sequence ATGGAGCAATTTAGATTACCGAAAATTCCGATGCCTGAGCTAACGCTGCCGCAGGCGATTCAAGACGTGCTGAAGGAAGCGGAGCAGAAGCTGGCACATCGCCCGAAGCTGCTTCAATTGTTCAAAAATTGCTTTCCGAATACGCTGGAAACAACGACAAAGCTGATGGACGATGGCACGACATTTGTAATTACTGGCGATATCCCTGCGATGTGGCTTCGTGATTCCGTCGAGCAAGTGATGCACTACGTTCCATTCGCGAAACATGATAAAGATTTGCAAAGAATTCTTAGTGGTTTGATTAAACGCCATATTTCCTATATTCAAATCGACCCTTATGCGAATGCGTTCAATGAGTCCGCTAATGATTGGCACTGGAATACTACGGATGAAACGGATATGTCTCCATGGGTATGGGAGCGCAAGTTCGAGCTTGACTCCATTTGTTTCTCCATGCGCCTCGCGCATGCTTACTGGAAAGAAACGGAGCTGACGGATATTTTCGATTCCGGCTTCAAAGCTGCGATGCGCCGCATCGTAGAGCTGTGGAAGACAGAGCAGCGCCATTTTGAACAATCGCCTTATCGTTTTACTCGTGATAATGGCATTCCAACTGATTCACTTCGCAATTCTGGTCTAGGCATGCCTGTAAACTATACGGGTATGATTTGGTCAGGCTTCCGTCCAAGCGATGATGCATGTGATTTCCATTACAACATCCCGGATAACATGTTTGCGGTTGTTACGCTTCGTCAAATGGAGGAAATAGCGGAATGGGTGTTCCGTGACATGGATTTCCTTAAAGAATTGAAAAAGCTAGAAGAGGATGTCAACCATGGCATTCAGCTTTACGGTATTTATCAGCATCCGGAATTCGGACCTATTTATGCTTATGAAACGGATGGTTTCGGCAACTTCTGCCTGATGGATGATGCAGGAACTCCGGGCTTGATCTCGATCCCTTACCTTGGTTATGTGGATGCAGAAGACCCGATTTATGTGAATACAAGAAAATTTGCTCTAAGCAAACATAATCCTTTCTACTATGAAGGAACGGCAGCAAAAGGTATCGGCAGCCCGCATACGCCTCCAGGCTACATCTGGCATATGGCATTGTCGATGCAAGGCATTACAGCTACTAGCAGCGAAGAAAAGCTAGATTTGATTGCGATGCTGGAAGCGACTGACGCGGACACAGGCTATATGCACGAAGGTTTCCATGCGGATAATCCAGCTGTGTTCACGCGCAAATGGTTCGCTTGGTCGAACAGTCTTTTCTCACAGCTTGTCTATCAAGCGATGAAGGATGAGATTCTATGA
- a CDS encoding alpha-amylase family protein has protein sequence MSMIIFYDPSFPIDSRISSNAEGQLLQIGSVVRANNLGAALAAADGGSFINMHAPYFPKQAWSEILAYLKRGGGLISIGGVPFKKPVSKNEAGVWEPESEQTAYHRELHIHEALPVDAAPIMKLRAMEDLPLLQGKESMFEVSSTWNLVPHVTKTSDLPHQMGSAGPMDAQLYPLLKGVSAEGREVAAPVVLWENTKGMFAGARWLFVNQPLTELFWQSGGADELRRWSEFCSAGVTELWLKPNYASFELDERAMLTLQVQKLSRSAAATDLPAVSWSFSITIQHESKPDERWTSSINAEAASKQLIVRIPVPLAIVSGYYKVDCIAESTDGEVRILRQGFWGFDAELLAEGTPVTSERDYFVKDGRPMPVVGMTYMTSDVARKFLFLPNASVWDRDMAQMRKAGINWIRTGIWTAYRNIMQVDGHASEEALRSIDAFLLTAKRHDLQVTFTFFSFTPETWEGQNPYLDPRSLEAQKRFIRSIISRHKQSKHVDWDLINEPSMFDPPRIFSDGPRSARDPFEQAAYAAWLKERHESVEKLQKLWNMTPEQLPSFEAVKVPEPEEINFDVQDMHQGKKGTRWLDYVLFSMDMHNRWAQELYQAIKEECPDHMVTVGQDEALGAQRPSPFFYGEAVDYTTVHSWWLNDHLVWDSIFAKTADKPNLVQETGIMYVETPEGRAKRSEAELRDILERKYAYAFATGGAGAVQWIWNTNFYMDNANESHIGALRADGTEKPEANVSYDFGRFMGEIRDLFRGRELEDTAVVFPYSNDFSNRKLAFDATTKATRVLAYELNKPFRGASEYHLDELEANPVKLVIVPSAHNIEDAAMNQLLSYVERTGATLLLTGPTSLDAYWRQVDRHAELFGSRELVNVRREELLRIGDRLLPVSYGNRRIAQVWKESQKGTSAAEVDQLIELSHGKGNILWCPLPVELNDRIEPISAIYEFALTYAGCSVELDWIKGGQLPGVYGRKLSFQDGALFTFVSEFSLNVDIEVKDPLTGVSYAFTLEKERSVLFAVDKNGQLLSVYRPDQVNVNVIPANND, from the coding sequence ATGAGCATGATTATTTTCTATGATCCATCGTTTCCAATCGATTCTCGCATAAGCTCGAATGCGGAAGGGCAGCTTCTGCAAATCGGCAGCGTCGTTCGCGCGAATAATCTTGGAGCGGCACTCGCTGCTGCAGATGGCGGAAGCTTTATAAATATGCATGCACCGTATTTCCCTAAGCAAGCATGGTCTGAAATTTTAGCCTACTTAAAGCGCGGTGGAGGTTTAATCAGCATCGGCGGCGTTCCATTCAAAAAACCAGTTTCAAAAAACGAAGCTGGCGTTTGGGAGCCAGAATCTGAGCAAACCGCCTATCACCGCGAGCTTCATATTCATGAGGCTTTGCCTGTAGATGCAGCACCAATTATGAAATTGCGTGCAATGGAAGATCTTCCGCTGCTGCAAGGCAAAGAGTCCATGTTTGAGGTTTCAAGCACTTGGAATCTAGTGCCGCATGTAACCAAAACGAGTGATTTGCCGCATCAGATGGGTTCTGCTGGACCGATGGATGCACAATTGTACCCGCTTCTAAAGGGTGTTTCAGCAGAAGGAAGAGAAGTTGCAGCACCTGTCGTACTATGGGAGAACACGAAGGGAATGTTCGCAGGCGCGCGCTGGTTGTTCGTAAATCAGCCGTTAACGGAGCTATTCTGGCAAAGCGGAGGTGCGGACGAGCTTCGCCGCTGGTCGGAATTCTGCTCAGCAGGCGTAACAGAGCTGTGGCTGAAACCTAATTATGCGTCCTTCGAGCTGGATGAGCGTGCGATGCTGACGCTGCAAGTACAGAAGCTTAGTCGTTCTGCTGCTGCGACAGATTTGCCAGCTGTAAGCTGGAGCTTTTCGATTACGATCCAGCATGAAAGCAAGCCAGATGAGCGGTGGACGAGCAGCATCAATGCGGAAGCAGCGAGCAAACAGCTTATCGTTCGTATTCCCGTTCCTCTAGCAATCGTTAGCGGTTACTATAAGGTGGACTGTATCGCGGAGTCAACGGATGGAGAAGTACGCATTCTTCGCCAAGGCTTCTGGGGTTTTGATGCTGAGCTGCTTGCAGAGGGAACTCCGGTTACGAGCGAACGCGATTATTTCGTAAAAGACGGCAGACCGATGCCGGTTGTCGGCATGACCTACATGACATCGGATGTTGCGCGCAAGTTTTTATTTTTGCCAAATGCATCGGTATGGGACCGTGATATGGCTCAGATGCGCAAAGCGGGCATCAACTGGATTAGAACCGGCATATGGACGGCTTATCGCAATATAATGCAGGTTGATGGCCATGCATCGGAAGAGGCGCTTCGCTCCATTGATGCGTTTCTGCTTACAGCCAAACGCCATGATTTGCAGGTAACCTTTACTTTCTTCTCATTCACTCCGGAAACTTGGGAAGGCCAAAATCCTTATCTCGATCCGCGGAGTTTAGAAGCACAGAAACGGTTTATCCGCTCGATCATTTCGCGCCACAAACAATCGAAGCATGTCGATTGGGATTTAATTAACGAGCCGTCAATGTTTGATCCTCCTCGTATTTTTTCTGATGGACCAAGATCAGCACGCGATCCATTCGAGCAGGCGGCTTATGCAGCTTGGCTTAAGGAACGCCACGAATCTGTGGAGAAGCTGCAGAAGCTATGGAATATGACGCCAGAGCAGCTGCCGAGCTTTGAAGCGGTGAAAGTGCCCGAGCCAGAGGAAATCAACTTTGACGTTCAAGATATGCATCAAGGCAAGAAGGGTACTCGCTGGCTTGATTATGTATTGTTCTCCATGGATATGCATAATCGCTGGGCACAGGAGCTATACCAGGCCATTAAAGAAGAATGCCCAGATCATATGGTTACAGTCGGACAGGATGAAGCGCTTGGCGCGCAGAGGCCTTCACCATTCTTCTATGGCGAGGCTGTCGATTATACAACCGTGCATTCTTGGTGGTTGAATGATCATTTGGTTTGGGACAGTATTTTTGCTAAGACGGCAGATAAGCCGAATTTGGTGCAGGAAACGGGCATTATGTACGTGGAAACACCAGAAGGACGCGCGAAACGTTCGGAAGCAGAACTACGCGATATTCTTGAGCGCAAATATGCCTATGCTTTTGCAACAGGTGGCGCAGGTGCGGTGCAATGGATTTGGAATACGAATTTCTATATGGACAATGCGAATGAATCGCACATTGGCGCACTTCGTGCAGATGGCACGGAGAAGCCTGAGGCAAATGTATCTTATGATTTCGGACGCTTCATGGGTGAAATCAGAGATTTGTTCAGAGGGCGGGAGCTTGAGGATACCGCAGTTGTTTTCCCTTATTCCAATGATTTTTCCAATCGCAAGCTGGCGTTTGATGCAACAACAAAAGCAACGCGAGTGCTGGCTTATGAGCTGAACAAGCCATTCCGCGGCGCTTCGGAATATCACCTGGACGAGCTGGAAGCAAATCCGGTTAAGCTCGTTATTGTACCAAGTGCTCATAATATTGAAGACGCTGCAATGAACCAGCTGCTTAGCTACGTTGAACGTACAGGAGCAACGTTGCTGCTGACGGGTCCAACAAGCCTTGATGCATACTGGCGTCAAGTCGATCGTCATGCTGAGTTGTTTGGATCAAGAGAGCTTGTCAATGTACGCCGCGAAGAACTGCTTCGCATCGGTGATCGTTTGCTGCCTGTTTCTTATGGCAATCGGAGAATTGCTCAGGTATGGAAGGAATCGCAAAAAGGAACTTCTGCAGCTGAAGTCGATCAGCTTATCGAGCTATCGCACGGCAAAGGAAACATCCTTTGGTGTCCGCTGCCAGTAGAGCTGAATGATCGCATTGAGCCGATCTCAGCCATTTATGAGTTTGCGCTCACCTATGCAGGCTGCAGCGTGGAGCTGGATTGGATTAAAGGCGGACAACTGCCAGGTGTATATGGTCGTAAACTGTCCTTCCAAGACGGCGCGTTATTCACATTCGTATCCGAGTTCAGCTTGAATGTCGATATTGAGGTGAAAGACCCTTTAACCGGCGTTTCCTACGCTTTTACGCTGGAGAAGGAACGGTCTGTACTCTTTGCAGTGGATAAAAACGGTCAGCTGCTGTCCGTTTACCGGCCTGATCAGGTAAATGTGAATGTAATTCCTGCAAACAACGATTAA